In Jatrophihabitans sp., a genomic segment contains:
- a CDS encoding MerR family transcriptional regulator translates to MSWSIVEVARMSGVSSRALRHYDEIGLLPPARIGTNGYRYYEQAELLRLQQILLLRELGLGLAEIRGILDSQLDPVQALREHYQRLLRERDRLGVLARTVARTIDQLQATDQPQATDQPQAEGNAAMTEINRPENLFEGFDPSVYDDEARERWPQEWEQAARFTATLTPQDIERMQREMTAAMIRMAELMAAGTPVDDDAVQAEVGLAYQGVCRFWTPDADAFRNLGRMYVEDERFKATYDRIAGGLAEYYRDAMACYANSTLS, encoded by the coding sequence GTGTCCTGGTCGATCGTCGAGGTGGCCCGGATGTCCGGGGTCAGCTCGCGGGCGCTACGGCATTACGACGAGATCGGGCTGCTGCCACCGGCGCGGATCGGCACCAACGGCTACCGCTACTACGAGCAGGCCGAGCTGCTGCGGCTGCAGCAGATCCTGCTGCTGCGCGAGCTGGGCCTGGGGCTGGCCGAGATCAGGGGCATCCTCGACAGCCAGCTCGACCCGGTCCAGGCCCTGCGCGAGCACTATCAGCGGTTGCTGCGCGAGCGGGACCGGCTCGGGGTGCTCGCCCGCACTGTCGCCCGAACCATTGACCAACTGCAAGCCACTGACCAACCGCAAGCCACTGACCAGCCGCAAGCGGAAGGAAACGCCGCGATGACCGAGATCAACCGACCGGAGAACCTGTTCGAGGGATTCGACCCGTCCGTCTACGACGACGAGGCCCGCGAACGCTGGCCGCAGGAGTGGGAGCAGGCCGCCAGGTTCACCGCCACCCTGACGCCGCAGGACATCGAGCGGATGCAGCGCGAGATGACGGCGGCCATGATCCGGATGGCGGAGTTGATGGCCGCCGGCACGCCGGTCGACGACGACGCCGTGCAGGCCGAGGTCGGCCTCGCCTACCAGGGTGTCTGCCGGTTCTGGACCCCGGACGCCGACGCCTTCAGAAACCTGGGCCGGATGTACGTCGAGGACGAGCGCTTCAAGGCCACCTACGACCGGATCGCCGGCGGCCTGGCCGAGTACTACCGGGACGCGATGGCCTGCTACGCCAACAGCACGCTCAGCTGA